The following proteins come from a genomic window of Bombyx mori chromosome 18, ASM3026992v2:
- the LOC110385578 gene encoding uncharacterized protein LOC110385578 — translation METERQKFYKHKIKRISISNKDDKSSVIDESDTSKSTVTILGSTSYHKQVNDLSIINSNNIDQQPETLFGDRIDLNYESNFYANTVDEVTNMTDENIPDDLNDRDVNINEVTIEVEREYQEEIDKPEVTEIERTISNDSLQPTITDIIPEKDMDILRKSLEDDNLDDNVQLIQTADDNPIRKKNKRVGVKKSYVDFLSEDDDFAWDSTSWRETDDSSSDQDDQVPTKKKKTSIKDGKVGDAGLKKKRTNKKKVRKDARSKGVQYVKADGSIVKERNMKPNPCLKKNCPYKCQEITSEKRSAIFKHFWELSPERKKQWIISMSSKQSIKRKRSKDSNYRNSTFCYFINDGEGRRQVCLKFLMNTLDVTQRYIYYTLTTQELGMAKEDGRGKCIPPNKTSNAIKESVKSFIKRLPAIPSHYCRKDSTKLYLPVEFKNIKNLYRCYKEDLISKGVDVVSEKVFRQIFTTDFNIGFHVPKKDKCIKCLRFEGQKPEDCAKFQDHLEEKKASKKRLECHRQLGKENPSILCTSFDLQKVLNTPHGNNMLLFYSRKYAVYNLCFYESITRNGFCFIWGESEAKRGANEIATIIQKYIENVDSRGTITSLILYSDSCPGQNKNKIVLATIHNALLQSNNLQAIQMNYLLPGHTEMSVDSIHSTIEQSVRNITVWAPSQWATISQLARKEPAPYNVENLTHEDFLNFDDMSEKYFKGNLVGKISKIRTATFKKSHPNQMKVKFSMKDNASEEIIQIIAKPRAINRRYNTSLPITKAKYMDLKKLCDTGVIPKIFHKEYINLQHCNSKDVLLDTDVEDTVEENDY, via the exons ATGGAGACGGAAAGACAGAAATTCTACAAACATAAAATCAAACGAATCAGTATTTCGAACAAGGATGATAAGTCTTCCGTAATTGATGAAAGCGACACTAGCAAATCTACAGTAACAATATTAGGAAGTACCTCTTATCATAAACAAGTCAACGatttaagtattattaattCCAACAACATAGATCAACAACCTGAAACCTTGTTTGGTGACCGAATCGATTTAAATTATGAATCGAACTTTTATGCCAATACTGTGGATGAGGTG ACAAACATGACAGATGAAAATATACCTGATGATTTGAATGACCGTGATGTAAATATTAACGAAGTAACGATTGAAGTGGAACGAGAG taTCAAGAAGAAATAGACAAACCTGAAGTAACGGAAATAGAAAGAACCATTAGTAACGACAGCCTTCAACCAACTATTACCGATATCATACCTGAAAAAGATATGGATATATTGAGAAAATCTTTAGAAGATGATAATTTGGATGACAATGTACAACTAATTCAAACAGCGGATGATAATCCAATacggaaaaaaaacaaacgggTTGGAGTGAAAAAAAGCTACGTTGATTTTTTAAGTGAAGATGACGATTTTGCCTGGGACTCAACGTCGTGGAGAGAAACAGACGACTCTTCAAGTGATCAAGATGATCAAGTACCaacgaagaaaaagaaaacaagcaTAAAAGATGGAAAAGTGGGAGATGCAggattaaaaaagaaaagaacaaATAAGAAAAAGGTACGAAAGGATGCTAGATCAAAAGGCGTTCAATATGTTAAGGCAGATGGTTCAATTGTGAAAGAAAGAAATATGAAACCGAATCcttgcttaaaaaaaaactgtccctACAAGTGTCAAGAAATAACCTCAGAAAAAAGGAGTgccatatttaaacatttttgggAATTATCTCCGGAAAGAAAAAAGCAGTGGATAATATCTATGTCCTCTAAGCAATCCATAAAAAGGAAGAGATCCAAAGACTCTAATTACAGGAATAGCACATTCTGTTATTTCATAAATGATGGAGAGGGTCGGCGACAAGTTTGTTTAAAGTTCCTCATGAATACTCTTGATGTCActcaaagatacatttattatacattaacaACACAGGAACTTGGTATGGCGAAAGAAGATGGAAGAGGAAAATGCATTCCCCCCAACAAAACATCTAACGCAATCAAAGAATCAGTAAAATCTTTTATCAAAAGGTTACCTGCAATACCATCGCACTACTGCCGAAAGGATAGCACAAAACTATATCTGcctgttgaatttaaaaatataaaaaatttataccgCTGTTATAAAGAAGACCTCATTAGTAAAGGAGTCGATGTTGTAAGTGAAAAAGTATTCCGTCAAATATTCACTACTGATTTTAACATTGGGTTTCATGTGCCTAAGAAGGATAAATGCATAAAATGCCTACGTTTTGAAGGACAGAAGCCAGAGGATTGTGCCAAATTTCAAGATCATTTAGAGGAAAAGAAGGCATCAAAGAAGCGGTTAGAATGTCATCGACAGTTAGGTAAAGAAAATCCTTCCATTCTGTGCACATCTTTTGACCTCCAGAAAGTTCTCAATACGCCTCATGGCAATAACATGTTACTATTTTATTCTAGAAAGTATgctgtttataatttatgtttttatgaaaGCATCACAAGGaatggtttttgttttatctgGGGAGAATCTGAAGCAAAGAGGGGCGCAAATGAAATTGCTACtattatacagaaatacatagaGAATGTGGATTCTCGAGGTACCATTACATCTTTGATCTTGTATTCAGATTCTTGCCctggacaaaacaaaaataaaatagtccTTGCAACAATACATAATGCTTTGTTGCAATCGAACAATTTACAAGCAATTCAAATGAATTACCTTCTCCCTGGCCACACGGAAATGTCGGTAGACAGCATACACTCTACAATCGAACAATCCGTAAGAAATATTACTGTATGGGCCCCTTCGCAATGGGCTACAATAAGCCAGCTAGCAAGAAAAGAACCAGCACCTTATAATGTTGAAAATCTGACACACGAGGATTTCTTAAATTTTGATGATAtgtctgaaaaatattttaagggtAACCTTGTaggtaaaattagtaaaatccgtacagcaacatttaaaaaatctcatccaaatcaaatgaaagtaaaattttcaatgaaagATAATGCATCCGAAGAGATTATACAAATTATTGCGAAACCTAGAGCTATCAATCGTAGATATAATACAAGTTTGCCGATTACCAAAGCCAAATACATGGACCTAAAGAAATTGTGTGACACTGGGGTTATACCCAAGATATTTCATAAAGAATACATAAATCTACAACACTGCAATTCCAAAGATGTTCTACTGGATACTGATGTAGAAGATACAGTCGAAGAAAATGATTATTAA